A single Sulfurimonas crateris DNA region contains:
- a CDS encoding PhzF family phenazine biosynthesis protein, with product MNLKIYQIDAFAKTVFEGNPAAVVPLEAWLDDTLMQKIAMENNLSETAYLVKEKAYYRIRWFTPLTEVDMCGHATLSSAFVLFESKSGLLRVRKDGERYVMDFPAQKLIPCETPRALKEAFSQEIMAGYAVKYLEGVIQL from the coding sequence ATGAATCTAAAGATCTACCAGATCGACGCATTTGCTAAAACCGTTTTTGAGGGAAATCCTGCGGCGGTTGTGCCGCTTGAAGCGTGGCTTGACGATACGTTAATGCAAAAGATCGCGATGGAAAATAATCTATCTGAGACGGCGTACCTTGTCAAGGAGAAGGCGTACTACCGCATTCGTTGGTTTACCCCTTTGACAGAGGTAGATATGTGCGGACATGCCACGCTTTCAAGTGCTTTTGTGCTTTTTGAGTCAAAAAGTGGCTTACTTCGGGTACGAAAAGATGGTGAACGCTACGTGATGGATTTTCCTGCTCAAAAGCTTATCCCATGTGAAACTCCGCGTGCTTTGAAAGAGGCTTTTTCGCAAGAGATCATGGCAGGTTACGCCGTGAAATATCTTGAGGGAGTGATACAGCTATGA
- a CDS encoding pyridoxamine 5'-phosphate oxidase family protein has protein sequence MGKRYEKLSQEDRAFIDAQHLFFIASASNNGEVNLSPRGYDCFRVIGENEAIFMDYAGSGNRTARDIEAGGEVTVLFVSFEKQPLNLRLFCKGELIDKHDDYARSLFEGSDFSGMRRFVKLHIYCVEHSCGMSMPYYEFKGERNDLREWCQDSDEERRLEGYMQKNHTPPDLSKYKK, from the coding sequence ATGGGCAAACGATACGAGAAGCTCAGCCAAGAGGATAGAGCGTTTATAGATGCTCAGCATCTCTTTTTCATAGCAAGTGCAAGCAACAACGGTGAAGTGAACCTGAGTCCTAGAGGGTATGACTGTTTTAGGGTTATCGGGGAGAATGAGGCGATCTTTATGGATTATGCGGGCAGCGGTAACCGTACTGCACGTGATATTGAGGCAGGCGGCGAGGTTACGGTGCTTTTTGTGTCGTTTGAAAAGCAGCCTCTTAATCTGCGTCTTTTTTGCAAAGGTGAGCTTATCGACAAACATGACGATTACGCACGCTCACTTTTTGAAGGTAGCGATTTTTCAGGTATGCGCCGTTTTGTGAAGCTTCATATCTACTGTGTAGAGCATAGCTGTGGTATGAGCATGCCTTACTATGAGTTTAAGGGCGAGCGAAACGATTTGCGTGAGTGGTGTCAAGACTCAGATGAAGAGAGGCGTTTGGAGGGTTATATGCAAAAAAATCATACACCGCCTGATCTGAGCAAATACAAAAAATAG
- a CDS encoding DUF2798 domain-containing protein has product MVSAKYLHQVQSLLLSGFMSFIMSGAITFINLGWVDDFVSIWIHAWLVAYVIAFPTILLVFPFARKLAMKIASK; this is encoded by the coding sequence ATGGTTTCAGCAAAATATCTTCATCAGGTTCAATCCCTTTTGCTCTCTGGTTTTATGAGTTTTATCATGTCGGGAGCGATCACATTTATTAACCTAGGGTGGGTGGATGATTTCGTCTCAATTTGGATACATGCATGGCTGGTAGCTTATGTTATTGCATTTCCTACCATACTGCTTGTATTTCCCTTTGCCCGTAAGCTTGCTATGAAAATAGCGTCAAAGTAA
- a CDS encoding fumarylacetoacetate hydrolase family protein: MKTVLFENCVVTPSKVVCIGRNYVEHIHELGNEIPENLVVFNKPNSSVSDMLFFISEDTRFEGEICFLIEKGNIAGVGFGLDLTKADTQNSLKAKGLPWERAKAFDSSAVLGHFVAFNGDITKLRFELFINDTLRQFATYDLMIYKPDVMLREIASFMSFEDGDIIMSGTPKGVATYKIGDLFEGKIYCNEELLVVSKWEVKENKK, encoded by the coding sequence ATGAAAACCGTTCTCTTTGAAAACTGCGTTGTTACACCGAGCAAAGTGGTCTGTATCGGGCGCAACTACGTCGAACATATACACGAACTGGGCAATGAGATACCAGAAAATCTTGTCGTATTCAACAAGCCAAATTCAAGTGTCAGCGACATGCTCTTTTTTATCAGCGAGGATACGAGGTTTGAGGGGGAGATATGTTTTTTGATTGAAAAAGGAAATATTGCGGGCGTAGGGTTTGGGCTCGATCTCACCAAAGCAGATACCCAAAACAGCCTTAAAGCCAAAGGCTTGCCATGGGAGCGTGCCAAAGCGTTTGATAGTTCAGCGGTGCTGGGGCATTTTGTCGCTTTTAACGGCGATATTACGAAGTTGCGGTTTGAACTTTTTATTAACGACACGTTACGGCAGTTTGCGACTTATGATCTGATGATCTACAAACCCGACGTGATGCTGAGAGAGATCGCTTCATTTATGAGTTTTGAAGACGGTGATATAATCATGAGCGGCACGCCAAAAGGGGTGGCAACCTATAAAATAGGCGATCTTTTTGAGGGAAAAATCTATTGCAACGAAGAACTTTTGGTCGTTTCAAAGTGGGAAGTTAAAGAGAATAAAAAATAA
- a CDS encoding FKBP-type peptidyl-prolyl cis-trans isomerase codes for MDKIKKNTVVSMLIKLEDEEGNIIDESEELMYIHGGYNQIFKKLEDELEGKKAGDTFHVTLTPTEAFGEYDETLVLKELLDDLPDDIYVGAELDGEEEDVIYVVESIEKKHAVLNANHELAGIPLVASGKILEIEQLSDEAAEELLKAEHGVVT; via the coding sequence ATGGATAAAATCAAAAAAAACACTGTCGTGTCAATGCTTATAAAGTTAGAAGATGAAGAGGGCAACATCATTGATGAGAGTGAGGAGCTTATGTATATTCACGGCGGCTATAATCAAATCTTTAAAAAGCTAGAAGATGAGCTTGAGGGGAAAAAAGCAGGTGATACTTTTCATGTTACGCTCACTCCGACAGAAGCGTTTGGAGAGTACGATGAGACTTTGGTTTTAAAAGAACTGCTGGATGATCTGCCTGATGATATATATGTAGGTGCAGAACTTGACGGCGAAGAGGAAGATGTCATTTATGTAGTTGAGAGCATAGAAAAAAAACATGCAGTCCTCAACGCAAATCATGAACTAGCAGGCATCCCGCTCGTAGCAAGCGGCAAGATATTAGAGATAGAACAGCTCTCGGATGAAGCTGCAGAAGAGCTGCTTAAGGCGGAGCATGGAGTGGTAACTTAA
- a CDS encoding class D beta-lactamase: MYKLLIVFMLILPLSDKEPNFGKYDGSAVILDLNSLEKKIFGSRADERLSPCSTFKILNSMIALDSKAIKDEDEIIEWDGLRREYEAWNRDHSMRSAIAVSTVWFYQELARRIGEDQMSRSVKAIKYGNMDISSSLDGFWLGGGSIKISLNEQVDFMAALAKNELPFSPRAMNITKDIMTLQEQGEYKLAAKTGSCAGAGWFVGFVQNSDNTTVFAFNIKGDGANGLEAKRVALEYLKR; this comes from the coding sequence ATGTATAAACTGCTTATTGTATTTATGTTGATTTTGCCGCTATCTGATAAAGAACCAAATTTTGGCAAGTATGACGGAAGTGCGGTTATCTTAGATTTGAACAGTTTAGAAAAAAAAATTTTTGGAAGCAGAGCGGATGAGAGACTTAGTCCATGTTCAACTTTTAAGATCTTAAACTCAATGATCGCTCTTGATAGCAAAGCGATTAAAGATGAAGATGAGATCATAGAGTGGGATGGATTGAGGCGAGAGTATGAAGCATGGAACCGCGATCACTCAATGCGCTCTGCCATAGCCGTATCTACAGTATGGTTTTATCAAGAGTTGGCACGGCGCATTGGTGAGGATCAGATGAGTAGGAGCGTAAAAGCTATAAAATATGGAAACATGGATATTTCAAGTTCGTTGGATGGCTTTTGGCTTGGCGGCGGAAGTATAAAAATATCGCTAAATGAACAAGTAGATTTTATGGCAGCACTTGCTAAAAATGAGTTGCCGTTTTCGCCTCGCGCCATGAATATTACAAAAGATATTATGACTTTACAAGAGCAGGGGGAGTATAAATTGGCGGCAAAAACAGGAAGCTGCGCCGGAGCTGGTTGGTTTGTGGGTTTTGTGCAAAATAGTGATAACACTACTGTTTTTGCTTTTAATATCAAGGGCGATGGCGCAAACGGGCTAGAGGCAAAAAGAGTTGCACTAGAGTATTTAAAAAGATGA
- a CDS encoding EAL domain-containing protein: MRLDLKARLLFLLIVPLFFVMLLSSMILLEIYDDKKNLEFTRHHILEAETISKVVHYMQIERGVTSGLIAAGNLDENNENLLEAKKNLNRALEDAREIISDCTVCRNNVDTLAHLDKIKSRNSDNLLGLSTINARAYYTKNIAFFLDLIKSTPAQMDDMENRNYIQAYSYLSSAKESLGQTRAILVELFTSKEYLDEPFTAFKEDLRIYSLETNNFKTTAPMDILNFYYDVYRGEVVDETFRMINIAVKNRYAADLGIEPPYWFEKSTQTINLLKEVEDRLFNDVKILINDKLDFTSYKLVTLIAFLIISAIVVTFLMILIVRKILFSADNLEREYGNSQALLEQYKSTVDGTFIVSKTDAEGIITYVNEEFCKLSGYSKEELIGKSHNIMRHPDMQKEVFTDLWHTIKDLKKTWVGDMKNLSKDGSSHWLRAIINPILDSDGNVVEYIGMRTDITQQKEITRYFENQLKISTKNFDFSMHLSKEYEKAIDSSTILSRVDKYGNITYANDKFLEISGYSLNELVGKSQSAMGQCEVAKEESGDVWQEVSSGKIWHGIIRNITKSGKDFWAKTTIVPIKDLNEEIVEYLVIKFDITEIVEQRKEFERIAKTDPLTGCGNRFRLNYEMQELENISVAVFNIDNFRQINDFYGHQFGDMIIKFTANKIYNLFLRDEKFRFYRLQGDEFIAIAIDYSKELLIEKVKQILAAIKEKFTIKDKDMLISCTCGISFEDKEYLLSTANMALKVAKKSNVDFLVYREEISLNRQYENNITWTRKLSNALKEKNIITYYQPIVKNSDLSYEKYECLVRIKDGAKVVSPFFFLDVAKQTRQYFDITKTVLYQAFEMFKEKDVEFSINLSILDILEPKISKYILSMLKKYDIGSRVVFEIVESEYMENFEGVMNFIGEIKKYNCKIAIDDFGTGYSNFEYLIKLKADYLKIDGSIIKNIDKDENAYLVVSTIVEFSKKLGMKTIAEYVESEEIFKIVKELGIDYSQGYYFSEPKEGL; this comes from the coding sequence ATGAGACTGGATTTAAAGGCGAGACTGCTTTTTTTGCTGATAGTTCCGCTATTTTTCGTAATGCTCTTATCATCGATGATCTTGCTTGAGATATATGATGACAAAAAAAATCTTGAGTTTACAAGACATCATATACTTGAAGCAGAGACGATATCAAAAGTAGTACACTATATGCAGATAGAGCGAGGTGTTACCTCCGGACTTATTGCAGCCGGAAACTTAGATGAGAACAATGAGAACCTCTTAGAGGCAAAAAAGAACCTCAACCGCGCTCTTGAAGATGCAAGAGAGATAATATCAGATTGCACCGTCTGCAGAAACAATGTGGACACTCTCGCTCATCTCGATAAGATAAAATCAAGAAACAGTGACAATCTTCTCGGTCTCTCAACCATTAACGCAAGAGCCTACTATACGAAAAATATCGCATTTTTCCTTGATCTTATAAAATCCACTCCTGCACAGATGGACGATATGGAGAATAGAAACTACATACAGGCATACAGCTACCTCTCCTCTGCAAAAGAGTCTTTAGGGCAGACCAGAGCTATTTTAGTGGAACTCTTTACAAGCAAGGAGTATTTAGATGAGCCTTTTACCGCATTTAAAGAGGATCTACGAATATACTCCCTTGAAACGAACAACTTTAAGACAACCGCACCAATGGATATTCTTAACTTTTACTACGATGTTTACAGGGGCGAAGTGGTAGATGAAACATTTAGGATGATAAATATTGCCGTCAAAAACAGATATGCGGCAGATTTGGGAATAGAGCCTCCGTACTGGTTTGAAAAATCTACACAGACCATCAATCTTCTAAAAGAGGTCGAAGACAGACTCTTTAACGATGTAAAAATACTCATCAACGATAAACTCGATTTCACCTCCTATAAACTTGTAACTCTTATTGCATTTTTGATCATCTCTGCTATTGTCGTTACATTTTTAATGATACTTATAGTGAGAAAGATCCTCTTCTCCGCCGACAATTTAGAGAGAGAGTATGGAAATTCGCAAGCTCTTTTAGAGCAGTACAAATCTACGGTGGATGGAACTTTTATAGTCTCAAAGACGGATGCAGAGGGCATTATCACATACGTAAACGAAGAGTTTTGCAAACTTAGCGGCTACTCCAAAGAGGAGCTTATCGGAAAGTCACACAACATTATGAGACATCCAGATATGCAAAAAGAGGTATTTACCGATCTGTGGCATACAATAAAGGATTTAAAAAAGACCTGGGTCGGAGATATGAAAAATCTCTCTAAAGACGGCTCTTCGCACTGGTTAAGAGCGATTATAAACCCTATTTTAGATAGTGATGGAAATGTTGTTGAGTATATCGGGATGAGAACCGACATAACACAGCAAAAAGAGATAACAAGATATTTTGAAAACCAGTTAAAAATCTCTACAAAAAACTTTGACTTCTCCATGCACCTCTCCAAGGAGTATGAAAAGGCAATAGACTCAAGCACCATTCTCTCAAGGGTAGACAAATATGGAAATATTACCTATGCAAACGATAAGTTTTTAGAGATAAGCGGTTACTCTCTTAATGAGCTTGTTGGAAAGAGTCAAAGTGCAATGGGTCAATGCGAGGTTGCCAAAGAGGAGTCTGGCGATGTTTGGCAAGAGGTTTCCAGCGGTAAAATTTGGCACGGCATAATAAGAAACATAACAAAATCCGGAAAAGATTTTTGGGCAAAAACTACGATAGTGCCTATCAAAGATCTAAACGAAGAGATCGTAGAGTATCTTGTCATAAAATTTGACATAACCGAGATCGTAGAGCAGAGAAAAGAGTTTGAACGCATCGCAAAAACAGATCCGCTTACAGGATGCGGAAACAGATTTAGACTTAACTACGAGATGCAGGAGCTTGAAAACATCTCCGTTGCGGTATTTAACATAGACAACTTCAGACAGATAAACGACTTCTACGGACATCAGTTTGGGGACATGATAATAAAATTCACCGCAAATAAAATATATAACCTCTTTTTACGAGACGAAAAATTCAGATTTTATAGGCTTCAGGGCGATGAGTTTATTGCCATAGCCATAGACTACTCAAAAGAGCTCTTGATAGAAAAGGTCAAACAGATATTAGCGGCCATAAAGGAGAAATTCACTATAAAAGATAAAGATATGCTCATCTCTTGTACCTGCGGTATCTCTTTTGAAGACAAAGAGTACCTCCTCTCAACCGCAAACATGGCACTTAAAGTTGCTAAAAAAAGCAATGTCGATTTCTTGGTCTACCGTGAAGAGATCTCTTTGAACCGCCAATATGAGAACAATATCACATGGACAAGAAAACTCTCAAATGCGCTAAAAGAGAAAAATATCATCACCTACTATCAGCCGATAGTCAAAAATTCAGACCTCTCTTATGAAAAGTATGAGTGTCTAGTAAGAATTAAAGACGGAGCAAAGGTAGTATCTCCTTTCTTCTTCCTTGACGTTGCAAAACAGACAAGACAGTACTTTGACATTACAAAAACAGTTCTTTATCAGGCGTTTGAGATGTTTAAAGAAAAAGATGTCGAGTTCTCCATAAACCTCTCCATCCTAGATATACTTGAGCCTAAAATCTCCAAATATATTCTCTCCATGCTAAAGAAATATGACATAGGCTCAAGAGTTGTCTTTGAGATAGTAGAGTCTGAATATATGGAGAATTTTGAGGGCGTTATGAACTTTATCGGCGAGATCAAAAAGTATAACTGTAAAATTGCCATCGACGACTTTGGAACAGGTTATAGCAACTTTGAGTATCTTATAAAACTAAAAGCGGACTACCTAAAAATAGACGGCTCTATTATAAAAAATATAGACAAAGATGAGAACGCATATTTGGTTGTATCGACCATAGTCGAGTTCTCAAAGAAGCTTGGAATGAAAACCATTGCCGAGTATGTAGAGAGCGAAGAGATATTCAAGATCGTAAAAGAGCTGGGCATCGACTACTCTCAGGGCTACTACTTCTCAGAACCTAAAGAGGGTCTCTAA
- a CDS encoding cupin domain-containing protein, protein MKSTYSYFNPLTSENLDMWNELEGSEGNIFYITLAEDEITGDYTRLTLFKDGYDSQKFGAKSHDYPEEIFVVKGRLYDKAFGIWLEEGHYASRPPFELHGPFVADGDVVIFEISNVSQRVQGGKE, encoded by the coding sequence ATGAAATCAACATATAGCTATTTTAATCCGCTGACGAGCGAGAATCTTGATATGTGGAACGAGCTCGAAGGATCGGAGGGAAATATTTTCTATATTACACTTGCCGAGGATGAGATCACGGGAGATTATACAAGACTCACACTCTTTAAAGACGGCTATGACTCTCAAAAGTTCGGCGCAAAGAGCCACGACTACCCCGAAGAGATATTTGTTGTAAAAGGTCGGCTCTACGACAAGGCATTTGGTATATGGCTAGAAGAGGGGCATTACGCCAGCCGACCGCCGTTTGAGCTACATGGTCCGTTTGTTGCCGATGGTGATGTAGTGATATTTGAGATCTCAAATGTGAGTCAAAGGGTGCAAGGAGGGAAGGAGTGA
- a CDS encoding MmcQ/YjbR family DNA-binding protein, whose protein sequence is MNFAELDTYLLSKNGATFDYPFDKTVRVYRVADKMFALTADEEPLSINLKCYPIYALELRSLYDSVKGGYHMNKKHWNTVRLGGDVDDALLKELIDHSYELVYGKLTKKQKESLGQ, encoded by the coding sequence ATGAACTTTGCTGAGTTAGATACCTATTTGCTCTCTAAAAATGGAGCTACTTTTGACTATCCGTTTGATAAAACGGTGCGGGTCTATCGTGTCGCCGACAAAATGTTTGCACTTACGGCGGATGAAGAGCCGCTATCCATAAACCTAAAATGCTACCCCATTTACGCCCTAGAACTTCGCTCTTTGTATGATTCTGTAAAAGGCGGCTACCATATGAACAAAAAACATTGGAACACCGTAAGGCTCGGCGGCGATGTGGATGATGCGCTTTTAAAAGAGCTAATCGACCACTCTTATGAGCTTGTTTACGGTAAACTTACCAAAAAACAAAAAGAGTCACTCGGACAATAA
- the dinD gene encoding DNA damage-inducible protein D gives MIEKELIHSLTQNFEDFVNKTDDGVEFWLARDLQHLLGYTEWRNFQNAILKAKTACEVSGQNIADHFVDVNKMVEIGSGAKKEVDDIMLTRYACYLIAQNGDSKKEQIAFAQTYFALQTRKAELVEQRLLENERVEARAKLAQTEKELSKVIYEQTGGNNDFAYIRSKGDQALFNRTTAQMKERWNIKNKPLADFMPTILLKAKDFATEITIYNAKEKNMKSENQISNEHVTNNKAVRETLISRGIVPENVKPEEDIKKVERKLASEKKKTLNGKDKLK, from the coding sequence ATGATAGAAAAAGAGCTTATTCACAGCTTGACTCAAAATTTTGAAGATTTTGTAAATAAAACAGATGATGGTGTCGAGTTTTGGTTGGCGAGAGACTTGCAACATCTGCTTGGTTATACAGAATGGCGTAATTTTCAAAATGCTATCTTAAAAGCAAAAACGGCTTGTGAAGTCTCGGGTCAAAATATTGCAGACCATTTTGTTGACGTTAACAAAATGGTTGAAATAGGTTCTGGTGCAAAAAAAGAAGTCGATGACATTATGCTTACTCGTTATGCGTGTTATCTCATAGCTCAAAACGGTGACAGCAAAAAAGAGCAGATTGCTTTTGCCCAAACTTACTTTGCCCTTCAAACACGAAAAGCCGAACTTGTTGAACAAAGGCTGCTGGAAAACGAGAGGGTGGAAGCTAGAGCTAAATTAGCTCAAACAGAAAAAGAACTATCAAAAGTAATATATGAGCAAACAGGAGGCAATAATGATTTTGCATATATTAGAAGCAAAGGCGATCAGGCACTTTTCAACCGTACAACGGCACAGATGAAAGAGAGATGGAATATTAAAAACAAACCTTTAGCCGATTTTATGCCGACTATATTGCTAAAAGCAAAAGATTTTGCAACGGAAATAACCATCTACAATGCAAAAGAAAAGAATATGAAAAGTGAGAATCAAATCTCAAATGAACATGTAACTAACAATAAAGCAGTACGAGAAACCCTCATCTCTCGCGGAATTGTTCCTGAAAATGTAAAACCTGAAGAAGACATCAAAAAAGTAGAGAGGAAACTTGCTAGTGAGAAGAAAAAAACTTTAAATGGCAAGGATAAATTAAAGTAA
- a CDS encoding DsrE family protein — protein sequence MNLKKLVAGILGVFLLVSSVNADTNESKNTKKIVVTITDSSIVKSGFGLAVANAMQDAGIQSTVFVSAEAVDFALKDGNHEKFAGSSAQEWITQLIKKGGKVMICEGFVKLGGIKNSDMVDGVGVSSPANLAGALYVPNTQAMTF from the coding sequence ATGAACCTCAAAAAATTAGTTGCAGGAATCCTTGGAGTCTTTTTATTGGTATCAAGTGTAAATGCAGATACAAACGAGAGTAAAAATACGAAAAAAATAGTCGTAACAATCACGGATAGTTCTATAGTAAAATCAGGTTTTGGCTTAGCGGTTGCAAATGCAATGCAAGATGCAGGAATCCAAAGTACAGTTTTTGTCTCCGCAGAAGCAGTCGATTTTGCACTCAAAGACGGAAATCACGAAAAATTTGCAGGAAGTTCTGCACAAGAGTGGATAACACAACTCATAAAAAAAGGCGGTAAAGTTATGATTTGTGAAGGCTTTGTAAAACTTGGCGGCATTAAGAATAGTGATATGGTCGATGGCGTAGGTGTTTCTTCTCCTGCTAATTTAGCAGGTGCGCTTTACGTTCCAAACACACAAGCGATGACTTTTTAG
- a CDS encoding Na/Pi cotransporter family protein — MFKKYYFQFFLLALAFVVFYSDDYKIIIAGVAIFLVGMLFMEDGFKLFSGGVLERVLQVSTDTLPKAIGTGFVATAIMQSSSLVSVIIISFLSAELITLSGAIGVIFGSNIGSTTTAWIVSAFGVKIDIATYAMPMIIFGAVLKFAQSKSYQGVGKILLGLGFVFLGIDYMKDGFEVLQKTLDISKFAVEGYFGALVYISLGIVATVIMQSSSATMALIITALAANQIIYINAIELAIGANIGTTITAALGAISSNSNGKRVAVAHFIFNIITASFAILFLYPLSDLTAFLALKVGIADGDYAMKLALFHTIFNLIGVMMVSPFTHRLVKYLETLFIEVNIYALKPLYLDNVVINVPDAAIESIKKEIIHLYNSAIEAISHSMFLHRHEFIGSKDIEGVVKSSEISINTDVNEFYASKIKSLYGEIIHYATLSQENMNEDDQNRVYDLKLASREIVEALKSMRDLQKNIFYYSKSKNQYIKEEYDNLRVYIAKTIDTIEKIKEHDDELDVISTTELLKESTKALDNIKNSRIDALIRERKIDSKMATSLINDSSFAYDVTQKLIQVATILWIKDPDIRTLGVKE; from the coding sequence ATGTTTAAAAAGTACTATTTTCAGTTTTTCTTACTTGCACTTGCATTTGTGGTCTTTTACAGCGACGACTACAAGATCATCATCGCCGGTGTCGCTATATTTTTGGTCGGTATGCTTTTTATGGAGGATGGCTTTAAGCTCTTTAGCGGTGGGGTGCTTGAGAGGGTGTTGCAAGTCAGTACGGACACTCTGCCAAAAGCTATAGGTACGGGGTTTGTAGCAACTGCCATTATGCAGAGCTCCTCTTTGGTCTCTGTCATCATCATCTCATTTTTAAGTGCGGAGCTTATTACGCTAAGTGGCGCAATTGGGGTGATCTTCGGTTCAAATATCGGCTCAACTACGACGGCTTGGATAGTCTCTGCTTTTGGTGTAAAGATAGATATAGCTACTTATGCGATGCCTATGATAATCTTTGGCGCAGTGCTTAAGTTTGCCCAGTCCAAGAGTTATCAGGGGGTGGGAAAGATACTTCTTGGGCTGGGATTTGTTTTTCTTGGTATCGATTACATGAAAGACGGTTTTGAGGTTCTGCAAAAGACACTTGATATCTCAAAGTTCGCTGTTGAGGGCTATTTTGGTGCTTTGGTATATATCTCGCTTGGTATAGTTGCAACAGTTATTATGCAGTCTAGCAGTGCCACTATGGCGCTTATCATCACCGCTCTTGCAGCAAATCAGATCATCTACATCAATGCGATCGAACTGGCAATAGGTGCAAATATAGGCACTACCATCACGGCGGCTCTTGGCGCCATCTCATCAAACTCAAACGGTAAGAGAGTCGCGGTTGCGCACTTCATTTTTAACATCATAACGGCATCATTTGCAATACTCTTCCTCTACCCGCTTAGCGATTTAACGGCATTTTTGGCTTTAAAAGTCGGCATTGCAGATGGTGACTATGCTATGAAGCTTGCACTTTTTCACACTATCTTCAATCTCATCGGTGTTATGATGGTATCTCCTTTTACGCACAGGCTCGTGAAGTATTTGGAGACACTTTTTATAGAGGTAAATATCTATGCGCTAAAACCGCTCTATCTTGACAATGTCGTCATCAACGTCCCGGACGCAGCGATCGAATCCATAAAAAAAGAGATAATTCACCTCTATAACAGCGCTATTGAAGCTATCTCGCACTCAATGTTCCTGCACCGTCACGAGTTTATAGGCTCTAAAGACATTGAGGGGGTTGTAAAGAGCTCCGAGATAAGTATAAATACAGATGTAAACGAGTTCTATGCGAGCAAGATAAAATCGCTATACGGCGAGATCATCCACTATGCAACGCTTTCTCAGGAGAACATGAACGAAGATGACCAGAACAGGGTGTATGATCTAAAGCTTGCTTCGCGAGAGATAGTAGAGGCTCTAAAAAGTATGAGAGATCTGCAAAAAAACATCTTTTACTACTCCAAGTCTAAGAACCAGTACATTAAAGAGGAGTATGACAATCTAAGAGTCTATATAGCAAAGACGATCGATACCATAGAGAAGATAAAAGAGCATGATGACGAGCTGGATGTTATCTCTACTACGGAGCTTCTAAAAGAGAGCACAAAGGCGCTGGACAATATAAAAAACAGCAGGATAGATGCACTTATACGAGAGAGAAAGATTGACTCAAAGATGGCGACATCACTTATTAACGACAGCTCGTTTGCGTATGATGTAACACAAAAGTTGATACAAGTTGCTACAATATTGTGGATAAAGGATCCGGACATAAGAACATTGGGGGTAAAAGAATGA